One segment of Aquimarina sp. BL5 DNA contains the following:
- a CDS encoding MFS transporter: MNSLYLIITKLRYFGPAWVFASLNIMTGTWVLYIPAVRAKLLIDDAQLGIALFCFALGTLIMIPLSSLIIEKLGVGKVTFMGITLFSLLFLMPIVAPSYLLLCIVLFVVGLSACLTDIAMNALVSDIEQEDDIHIMSASHGFFSLGGVIGAGIGSFLIAYFQVPLFHMLCASLFVIITNILVCKEYITITVKKEEGSKKSFDPKLIKPLLGLTIIAFLIMGSEGAIEHWSKLYMQDIVNISSEKVSGFGFVAFSLMMTLGRFFGDAVSKHFGSFVIIIGGCLISAFGFFAVLSSTLILTVIGFGLVGLGFSVIIPELFRLAGKTHGVSSAEGISFVAGFGYLGFLISPPFLGLLSRIDSLKLSFTTLLIATVIALIVTFFISKRVSK, encoded by the coding sequence TTGAATTCTTTATACCTAATTATTACAAAATTACGATACTTTGGACCGGCTTGGGTTTTTGCATCATTAAATATTATGACCGGTACATGGGTATTATATATTCCTGCGGTGAGAGCAAAATTATTAATTGATGATGCACAGTTAGGTATTGCACTTTTTTGTTTTGCACTGGGGACATTAATAATGATCCCTTTATCATCCTTAATCATAGAAAAACTTGGTGTCGGAAAGGTAACTTTTATGGGAATCACACTATTTTCTTTGTTATTTCTTATGCCCATAGTAGCTCCAAGTTATTTACTACTATGTATAGTCTTGTTTGTAGTTGGTTTATCTGCTTGTTTAACAGATATCGCAATGAATGCGCTGGTATCGGATATTGAACAAGAGGATGATATTCATATTATGTCAGCATCTCACGGGTTTTTTAGCTTAGGTGGAGTTATTGGCGCTGGTATTGGAAGTTTTTTGATTGCCTATTTTCAGGTTCCACTATTTCATATGCTATGTGCTTCACTATTTGTGATTATAACAAATATCTTAGTTTGTAAGGAGTATATCACTATAACAGTAAAAAAAGAAGAGGGTTCAAAAAAGTCTTTTGATCCAAAACTTATAAAGCCGCTTTTGGGGCTTACTATCATTGCATTTTTAATTATGGGTAGTGAAGGAGCAATAGAGCATTGGAGTAAACTCTACATGCAAGATATTGTAAACATCTCTTCAGAAAAGGTTTCTGGATTTGGTTTTGTCGCTTTCTCTTTGATGATGACCTTGGGGCGTTTTTTTGGAGATGCAGTAAGCAAACATTTTGGATCCTTTGTAATAATTATTGGTGGTTGTTTAATCAGTGCTTTTGGTTTTTTTGCGGTATTAAGTTCTACATTAATACTAACTGTAATTGGCTTTGGATTAGTAGGTCTTGGGTTTTCTGTGATTATACCGGAGTTGTTTAGGTTAGCTGGAAAAACCCATGGTGTTTCTTCTGCAGAAGGAATATCTTTTGTTGCAGGTTTTGGTTATCTCGGATTTTTAATAAGTCCTCCATTTTTGGGACTATTATCCAGAATAGATAGTCTAAAACTTAGCTTTACCACTTTATTAATTGCAACAGTAATTGCATTAATAGTTACATTCTTTATCTCTAAAAGAGTATCTAAATGA
- a CDS encoding AraC family transcriptional regulator yields the protein MKPSYEQIYLDQSKSLKIESYTKDSLCNKVNWHLHPEYEIVFIRNGNGIIQVESNIEKYQEGLLIFLGPNMPHMPFGNTDFEDNVEVVIQFNESFIKEKLTHFPEFYSILEFIRNSPKGCLFSKATKEKLSASFLKLSNQNNVEKLLNFMHILYDLSVSNNRKPIVTSNHLEIDKTALPRISKVFDFVNKNYAKKIQSKTIAKQLGLTTNSFCRMFKSATNKSFISFLNEFRIKKAQEHFENKNTSISEVLYECGFNDPSYFCKQFRKYTGVSPSMYIKELN from the coding sequence ATGAAACCATCATACGAACAGATTTATCTAGATCAATCAAAATCTTTGAAAATAGAAAGCTATACCAAAGACTCTCTATGTAATAAAGTGAATTGGCATTTACATCCAGAATATGAGATAGTATTTATTAGAAACGGTAATGGAATAATTCAAGTTGAGTCAAATATTGAAAAATATCAGGAGGGATTGCTTATTTTTCTTGGACCAAACATGCCACATATGCCATTTGGGAATACCGATTTCGAGGATAACGTAGAAGTAGTTATTCAATTTAATGAAAGTTTTATCAAAGAAAAATTAACGCATTTTCCGGAGTTCTATAGTATCCTGGAGTTCATCCGGAATTCTCCTAAGGGCTGCCTTTTTTCTAAAGCAACCAAAGAAAAACTGTCCGCCTCTTTTTTAAAACTTTCAAACCAGAATAATGTAGAGAAGTTATTAAACTTTATGCATATCCTATATGATCTCTCTGTTTCTAATAATAGAAAACCAATTGTAACATCCAACCATCTCGAAATTGACAAAACGGCCTTACCAAGAATATCTAAGGTTTTCGATTTTGTAAATAAGAATTATGCAAAAAAAATTCAATCTAAAACTATTGCTAAACAATTAGGATTGACTACCAATTCATTTTGCAGAATGTTTAAATCGGCTACAAATAAAAGTTTTATTAGCTTCCTGAATGAATTTAGAATCAAAAAAGCACAGGAGCATTTCGAAAACAAGAATACTTCTATATCCGAAGTTTTATATGAATGCGGATTTAACGATCCATCTTATTTTTGCAAACAATTTAGAAAATACACTGGTGTTTCTCCTTCTATGTACATCAAGGAATTAAACTAA
- the kynU gene encoding kynureninase, translated as MQFENNREFAKKLDEQDPLKSYRSQFLFPKVNDKQVIYFTGNSLGLQPQNTKKYVDEVMKDWAELAVEGHFYANKSWWDYHERMAKPLSKVVGAKPSEITVMNTLTVNLHLLMVSFYRPKGKRYKIICEEKAFPSDQYMLQSQVRFHGYDPDDAIVEIKKRKGEHNFRIEDILSTIKSVGEECALVLIGGVNYYTGQVFDMETITKAGHDVGAFVGWDLAHGAGNIELKLHDWDVDFASWCSYKYMNSGPGNASGCFIHERFHDRKDIPRFEGWWGTKKESRFLMKPEFEPMPNADAWQLSNAPILSLAPYLASLELFDEVGMDALIEKRNLIVAYLEFVLKEIDREVDSTFEIITPSNQEERGTQLSVFLHGEGRKLFDYLMKNGVITDWREPNVIRLAPAPFYCSYEDMYEFGQILKQGILGKKQSNALV; from the coding sequence ATGCAATTCGAAAATAATCGAGAATTTGCTAAGAAATTAGACGAACAAGATCCACTGAAATCTTATAGAAGCCAATTCCTTTTTCCTAAGGTGAATGATAAACAAGTCATATATTTTACAGGAAATTCTTTAGGACTCCAGCCTCAAAACACAAAGAAGTACGTTGATGAAGTAATGAAAGATTGGGCAGAACTTGCTGTAGAAGGTCATTTTTATGCTAATAAGTCTTGGTGGGATTATCATGAGCGAATGGCAAAACCACTAAGTAAAGTAGTTGGTGCTAAACCTTCAGAAATTACTGTGATGAATACGCTAACAGTAAATCTTCATTTGTTGATGGTTTCATTCTACAGACCTAAGGGAAAAAGATACAAGATCATCTGCGAAGAAAAAGCTTTTCCTAGTGATCAGTACATGTTACAAAGCCAGGTTCGGTTTCATGGATATGATCCAGATGATGCTATTGTAGAAATTAAAAAGCGTAAAGGAGAGCATAATTTTAGGATAGAAGATATCCTCTCTACGATCAAATCCGTCGGAGAAGAGTGTGCCTTAGTTTTGATAGGTGGAGTTAATTATTATACAGGTCAGGTTTTCGATATGGAAACAATAACCAAAGCAGGTCATGATGTCGGAGCATTTGTAGGTTGGGATCTAGCACACGGAGCAGGTAATATTGAGCTAAAACTTCATGATTGGGATGTAGATTTTGCATCTTGGTGTAGTTATAAATATATGAATAGTGGGCCTGGAAATGCTTCGGGATGTTTTATACATGAACGGTTTCATGACAGAAAAGATATTCCTCGCTTCGAAGGCTGGTGGGGGACTAAAAAGGAATCTAGGTTTCTTATGAAACCAGAATTTGAACCAATGCCTAATGCAGATGCTTGGCAATTGAGTAATGCGCCCATTTTATCTTTAGCCCCCTATTTAGCCTCGTTAGAATTGTTTGATGAGGTTGGTATGGATGCGTTAATAGAAAAGCGAAACCTAATTGTAGCATATTTAGAATTTGTACTAAAAGAGATTGACAGAGAAGTAGATAGCACTTTTGAAATCATTACTCCATCAAATCAAGAAGAACGAGGAACACAACTCTCTGTATTCCTTCATGGAGAAGGACGAAAATTGTTCGATTATTTGATGAAAAACGGTGTGATTACAGATTGGAGAGAACCTAATGTGATCAGATTAGCACCAGCTCCTTTTTATTGCTCGTATGAAGATATGTATGAATTTGGTCAGATCCTTAAACAAGGAATTTTAGGAAAAAAGCAAAGCAATGCTTTAGTTTAA
- a CDS encoding RNA polymerase sigma factor: MKNNDYFMMGILQSDEKVITDIYSSFFPKCLKFVLQNKGQQVDAEDIFQKVLMQISARIRCRELKTINSTFEAYMFTACKNLWRRELNKRKRVTNTEVKELVSEESDMTYALLEQERWELFKEKLEKLSDNCKQVLMLFLKKVSYADIVVQLSYSSETVARQRVFKCKARLIKSVKSDERFENLMS; encoded by the coding sequence ATGAAGAATAACGATTATTTTATGATGGGGATATTACAATCTGATGAGAAAGTCATTACGGATATTTATTCTTCTTTCTTTCCTAAATGTTTGAAATTTGTACTCCAAAACAAAGGTCAACAAGTAGATGCGGAAGATATTTTTCAGAAAGTATTGATGCAGATTTCGGCTAGAATTAGGTGCAGAGAATTAAAAACTATCAATTCTACTTTTGAAGCTTATATGTTTACGGCTTGTAAAAATTTATGGCGTAGAGAATTAAATAAAAGAAAACGGGTAACAAATACAGAGGTAAAGGAACTAGTAAGTGAAGAATCGGATATGACGTATGCTTTACTCGAACAAGAAAGGTGGGAATTGTTTAAAGAAAAATTAGAAAAATTGTCTGATAATTGTAAGCAGGTATTGATGCTATTTCTAAAGAAAGTATCCTATGCAGATATCGTCGTTCAATTATCATATTCTTCTGAAACAGTTGCAAGACAGCGTGTTTTTAAGTGTAAGGCAAGATTAATTAAAAGTGTAAAATCCGATGAACGATTTGAAAATTTGATGTCATAA